The bacterium genomic interval GATGGCTGGTCGGCACGCCCGAGGAGATCGTCGGGCAGATGCGCGCGCTCAGCGCGGAGGGGATCGCGCGGTTCAATCTACAATTCTTCGATCAGGACGATCTGGACGCCGTCCGGCTGATCGCGGAAGACGTGCTTCCCCGCGCCGCCGCGCTGTAGGGTCATCCGTCCCCGAAGTCGATGCCCAGGAGCTCGGCGAGGTGGTGGATCACGCGCCAGGGCCGGACGCCGTGGGCCCGGAGTTCGTCCGCGGTGCGGCGGTAGGCGATGAACCGCGCGCCGGCGGCCGCGGCGGCGGCGCCGTCGATCCAGGAATCGCCGATCACGTAAGCGCGGTCCGGGCCGCCGAGGCGGCGCAGCGCTTCGACCGCGCCGTCGCCGGCGGGCTTCATGGCCGCCACGTCGTCCCGCGTCACCACCGTTTCGGCGGCGTCGGCCAGTCCCGCGGCCCGAAGAGCCACCGACGCGCCGGCGCGGCTGTTGTTGGTGAGAATCGCGAGCCGGTATCCGCACGACCGCAGCGCGGCAAGCACGTCCGGGGCGCCGTCGAGGGCCCCGGCGTCCCGCAGGCCCTCGGTCTCGTGCGCACTGATGACGGCCCACATC includes:
- a CDS encoding HAD-IA family hydrolase, which encodes MALPHRIGLVFDMDNTVLGSHIDFAAIRGELGAMLREAGATAEPDEALRRRAIGELVAWGAAHDAARRTTLVPQMWAVISAHETEGLRDAGALDGAPDVLAALRSCGYRLAILTNNSRAGASVALRAAGLADAAETVVTRDDVAAMKPAGDGAVEALRRLGGPDRAYVIGDSWIDGAAAAAAGARFIAYRRTADELRAHGVRPWRVIHHLAELLGIDFGDG